From one Catenuloplanes nepalensis genomic stretch:
- a CDS encoding CocE/NonD family hydrolase: MVRTLIAASLVLASVAAGAPAQAAGGRTTIVVRDGATQPVFDYATAINEDVWVESPTDSDHDGVRDRIHLNITRPAETETAGLRVASLIMPTPYGGVAPEVPYPSVDVDRLPQEGIHSKSAAATAANRALTSLNAAPAAVSTWEYYTTRGYAMIAMDSIGTATSTGCPDAGGPDEIVSTRAVVDWLDGRGRAFDADGDVVSARWSARSVGMYGVSYNGTLPIMAAITGRSALKTIIPMSAVTSWYDYYRANGLVVAPGGWQGEDLDIMARYVLSRANPEACAPNVAWLSQAQDRVTGDYSRVWAARDYTAQAGNIEASVLVVQGLQDWNVKPKQGVQLWDALRTEKKLWLYDRGHGSSCAPEFAPAMHRWVDHYLYRVDSGIEDEAPVTLEDDACAVTETTTAWPVPGTRDVTYPLATGQPRTDTFVDAGRTLTAEQLLSRPEHALSYPLPVLKRDTRLSGTPWITADVSIDRTAANLTALLVSYAPDGTATILTRGWTDPQNRRSVWRSEPVTPGETYRLRWDLQPVDRTIPAGHRLGVVVISTDYDYTLRPLPGTEVSIRPVSSTIQLPVVR, translated from the coding sequence GTGGTACGTACCCTCATCGCCGCTTCCCTGGTCCTGGCGTCGGTCGCCGCCGGGGCACCCGCGCAGGCCGCCGGCGGCCGCACGACGATCGTGGTCCGGGACGGCGCGACGCAGCCGGTCTTCGACTACGCGACCGCGATCAACGAGGACGTCTGGGTCGAGTCGCCGACGGACAGCGACCACGACGGCGTCCGGGACCGGATCCACCTGAACATCACCCGGCCCGCCGAGACCGAGACCGCGGGCCTGCGCGTCGCCTCGCTGATCATGCCGACGCCGTACGGCGGGGTCGCGCCGGAGGTGCCCTACCCGAGCGTCGACGTCGACCGGCTGCCGCAGGAGGGCATCCACTCGAAGTCGGCCGCCGCGACCGCCGCGAACCGCGCGCTGACCAGCCTGAACGCGGCGCCGGCCGCGGTCAGCACGTGGGAGTACTACACCACCCGCGGGTACGCGATGATCGCGATGGACAGCATCGGCACCGCCACCTCGACCGGCTGCCCGGACGCGGGCGGCCCGGACGAGATCGTCTCCACCCGCGCGGTCGTCGACTGGCTGGACGGCAGGGGCCGGGCGTTCGACGCGGACGGCGACGTCGTCTCCGCCCGCTGGTCCGCGCGCAGCGTCGGCATGTACGGCGTCTCCTACAACGGCACGCTGCCGATCATGGCGGCGATCACCGGCCGGTCCGCGCTGAAGACGATCATCCCGATGTCCGCGGTCACCAGCTGGTACGACTACTACCGCGCGAACGGCCTGGTGGTGGCGCCCGGCGGCTGGCAGGGCGAGGACCTGGACATCATGGCGCGGTACGTGCTGAGCCGCGCGAACCCGGAGGCGTGCGCGCCGAACGTGGCGTGGCTGTCGCAGGCTCAGGACCGGGTCACCGGTGACTACTCCCGGGTGTGGGCCGCGCGGGACTACACCGCGCAGGCCGGCAACATCGAGGCGAGCGTCCTCGTGGTGCAGGGGTTGCAGGACTGGAACGTCAAGCCCAAGCAGGGCGTGCAGCTGTGGGACGCGCTGCGCACCGAGAAGAAGCTCTGGCTCTACGACCGCGGGCACGGCTCGTCCTGCGCGCCGGAGTTCGCGCCGGCCATGCACCGCTGGGTCGACCACTATCTGTACCGGGTGGACAGCGGCATCGAGGACGAGGCGCCGGTGACGCTGGAGGACGACGCCTGCGCGGTGACGGAGACGACCACGGCGTGGCCGGTGCCGGGCACCCGGGACGTCACCTATCCGCTGGCCACCGGGCAGCCGCGGACGGACACGTTCGTCGACGCCGGGCGGACGCTGACCGCGGAGCAGCTGCTCTCCCGGCCGGAGCACGCGCTGTCGTACCCGCTGCCGGTCCTGAAAAGGGACACCCGGCTCAGCGGGACGCCGTGGATCACCGCGGACGTCAGCATCGACCGGACCGCGGCGAACCTGACCGCGCTGCTGGTCTCCTACGCGCCGGACGGCACGGCCACGATCCTCACCCGGGGCTGGACGGACCCGCAGAACCGCCGGTCGGTGTGGCGCTCCGAGCCGGTCACGCCGGGTGAGACGTACCGGCTGCGCTGGGACCTGCAGCCGGTCGACCGCACCATCCCGGCCGGTCACCGCCTCGGCGTGGTGGTCATCTCCACCGACTACGACTACACGCTGCGGCCACTGCCCGGGACGGAGGTGTCGATCCGGCCGGTCAGCAGCACGATCCAGCTGCCCGTCGTCCGGTGA
- a CDS encoding formylglycine-generating enzyme family protein: protein MIAVPACEGLASFRLAALPVTRGLYAEIIGRCPADGGDDRLPVTGVTWWDTVLFCNALSARDGLAPVYRVDAGRMTWDRDADGYRLPSEAEWEHACRAGSSGPHYGPLDEVAWFRDNSGDRLRTAGGKAPNAWGFHDMLGNVWDWCWDAHDGGYRVMRGGGWFDERWSCRASARRRSHPSLMLDDAGFRVARST from the coding sequence ATGATCGCGGTCCCGGCGTGCGAGGGGCTGGCATCGTTCCGGCTCGCCGCGCTCCCGGTCACCCGGGGGCTGTACGCGGAGATCATCGGCCGCTGTCCCGCCGACGGCGGTGACGACCGGCTGCCGGTCACGGGCGTGACCTGGTGGGACACCGTGCTGTTCTGCAACGCGCTGTCCGCGCGCGACGGGCTGGCCCCGGTCTACCGGGTGGACGCGGGCCGCATGACCTGGGACCGGGACGCGGACGGTTACCGCCTGCCGTCCGAGGCGGAGTGGGAGCACGCGTGCCGGGCCGGGTCCAGCGGCCCGCACTACGGGCCGCTGGACGAGGTGGCCTGGTTCCGCGACAACTCCGGCGACCGGCTGCGCACCGCGGGCGGCAAGGCGCCGAACGCGTGGGGCTTCCACGACATGCTCGGCAACGTGTGGGACTGGTGCTGGGACGCCCACGACGGCGGTTACCGGGTGATGCGCGGTGGCGGCTGGTTCGACGAGCGCTGGAGCTGCCGCGCCTCGGCCCGCCGCCGCAGCCACCCGAGCCTGATGCTGGACGACGCCGGCTTCCGGGTGGCCCGCAGCACGTGA
- a CDS encoding asparaginase, producing MTDGYRGGAVLAEVVRSGFAESVHRGSVVVLDAGGAPVAVRGDGRGPVFPRSSNKPLQGVGMLRAGLRLDDDADLALICASHWGEDVHVTRVERLLDAHGFAGADLHCPPDLPAGPAARDDALRAGAAPTRTRMNCSGKHTGMLLTCRAAGWPAEGYWEPAHPLQRMLRATAEELTGEPVAAVGVDGCGAPVFAFSLTGMAQAFLRLVQAAPGSFERQVADAMRAHPRLVAGTGALDTVIMTEVPGLLAKGGAEGFAAVAVPGVGAVALKIDDGSARAIPVVLRAALGALGVAWTPPPAPVLGGGHTVGELSATW from the coding sequence ATGACGGATGGGTATCGGGGCGGGGCCGTGCTGGCCGAGGTGGTGCGGTCCGGGTTCGCGGAGAGCGTGCACCGTGGCTCGGTCGTGGTGCTCGACGCCGGCGGCGCGCCGGTCGCGGTGCGCGGGGACGGCCGCGGCCCGGTCTTCCCGCGCTCGTCGAACAAGCCGCTGCAGGGCGTCGGCATGCTGCGCGCCGGGCTCCGGCTGGACGACGACGCCGATCTCGCGCTGATCTGCGCCAGCCACTGGGGCGAGGACGTGCACGTGACCCGGGTGGAGCGGCTGCTGGACGCGCACGGGTTCGCCGGCGCGGACCTGCACTGCCCGCCGGACCTGCCGGCCGGTCCGGCCGCGCGCGACGACGCGCTGCGGGCCGGTGCGGCGCCGACCCGGACCCGGATGAACTGCTCCGGCAAGCACACCGGCATGCTGCTCACCTGCCGTGCCGCGGGGTGGCCGGCCGAGGGCTACTGGGAGCCGGCGCATCCGCTGCAGCGGATGCTGCGGGCGACCGCGGAGGAGCTGACCGGGGAGCCGGTCGCGGCCGTGGGCGTGGACGGCTGCGGCGCGCCCGTGTTCGCGTTCTCGCTGACCGGGATGGCGCAGGCGTTCCTGCGCCTGGTGCAGGCCGCGCCGGGGTCGTTCGAGCGGCAGGTGGCGGACGCGATGCGCGCCCACCCGCGGCTGGTCGCCGGTACCGGCGCGCTGGATACCGTGATCATGACGGAGGTGCCGGGGCTGCTGGCCAAGGGTGGCGCGGAGGGTTTCGCCGCGGTCGCGGTGCCGGGCGTCGGCGCGGTCGCGCTGAAGATCGACGACGGCAGTGCGCGCGCGATCCCGGTGGTGCTGCGGGCCGCGCTCGGCGCGCTCGGTGTCGCCTGGACCCCGCCGCCGGCGCCGGTTCTCGGCGGAGGTCACACCGTTGGTGAACTTTCGGCGACCTGGTAG
- a CDS encoding SRPBCC family protein: protein MSSYDVQAVSAAPPAAVFALVSDVTTWPSWQAISSARPDGDEWVLGGGPRTVIRVTEIVPDRSLSYIETSETLWRGYRATIEVTPDPGGGSRIRWHATFRSRPRFLDPFWAWANGRVIRHHADQLARLAAEGR, encoded by the coding sequence ATGTCGTCGTATGACGTACAGGCCGTCTCGGCCGCGCCGCCGGCCGCCGTCTTCGCCCTGGTGTCCGACGTGACCACGTGGCCGTCCTGGCAGGCGATCAGCAGCGCCCGGCCGGACGGCGACGAGTGGGTCCTCGGCGGCGGCCCTCGGACCGTCATCCGAGTGACCGAGATCGTGCCGGACCGCTCCCTCAGCTACATCGAGACCTCGGAGACGCTGTGGCGCGGCTACCGCGCGACGATCGAGGTCACACCGGACCCGGGCGGCGGCTCGCGCATCCGCTGGCACGCCACGTTCCGCAGCAGGCCCCGGTTCCTGGACCCGTTCTGGGCCTGGGCCAACGGCCGCGTCATCCGGCACCACGCCGACCAACTCGCCCGCCTGGCAGCGGAAGGGCGATAG
- a CDS encoding SDR family oxidoreductase, whose amino-acid sequence MTGGTRGIGAAVARELAGVPGSALVLGYRGDHERARAIVAELDRAESPVRAVACDVAEPARVAELFAAADALGELTGLVNSAAVLERQCGFGEIGADRWARVLGVNVTGTATCCAYAMERMRAGGVIVNLSSRAAVLGAPGEYVDYAASKAAVDTITRGLGLEAAPRGIRVVGVRPGIIDTEIHASGGDPDRARRVGPTLPLGRAGTPEDIARTVAWLLSPAAAYITATTIDVSGGR is encoded by the coding sequence GTGACCGGGGGGACGCGGGGGATCGGGGCGGCGGTGGCGCGGGAGCTGGCGGGGGTGCCGGGGAGCGCGCTGGTGCTGGGGTATCGGGGTGATCACGAGCGGGCCCGGGCGATCGTGGCCGAGCTCGACCGGGCGGAGAGTCCGGTGCGGGCGGTGGCCTGTGACGTGGCGGAGCCGGCGCGGGTGGCGGAGCTGTTCGCGGCGGCGGATGCGCTGGGGGAGCTGACCGGGCTGGTGAACAGCGCGGCCGTGCTGGAGCGGCAGTGCGGGTTCGGTGAGATCGGGGCGGACCGGTGGGCGCGGGTCCTCGGCGTGAACGTGACCGGGACCGCGACCTGCTGTGCGTACGCGATGGAGCGCATGCGGGCCGGCGGCGTGATCGTCAACCTGTCGTCGCGGGCGGCGGTGCTCGGGGCGCCGGGGGAGTACGTGGACTACGCGGCCAGCAAGGCGGCGGTCGACACGATCACGCGCGGGCTGGGGCTGGAGGCGGCGCCGCGCGGAATCCGGGTGGTCGGGGTGCGGCCCGGGATCATCGACACGGAGATCCACGCGTCCGGCGGCGACCCGGACCGGGCGAGACGGGTCGGGCCGACGCTGCCGCTCGGGCGCGCGGGCACGCCGGAGGACATCGCGCGCACCGTCGCCTGGCTGCTCTCCCCGGCGGCCGCCTACATCACGGCGACCACGATCGACGTCTCCGGCGGACGCTGA
- a CDS encoding IclR family transcriptional regulator — protein sequence MSQSMIGRVVAVLDAVAGASWLSRKELAVATGLPQATCNRIVGRLIEERLLADDGARGLRLGLRLFELGTQAGQAGMTLLDVAGPYLRDLHAAFGWTAQLATRDGLDVIYLLKVDGTARPKLATRVAGRFPPHCTGAGKALLAFAPAEETDDVLARLPLIRRTAATIVGRVALEADLRVTRRRGYAVDREEFQPGMTGVAVPLRPAGEPVAAITLAAPTGTLDVPRAAHALKLVADLIEPRLTPTAQRVVQ from the coding sequence GTGAGTCAGTCGATGATCGGGCGGGTGGTCGCGGTGCTGGATGCGGTCGCGGGTGCGTCGTGGCTGAGCCGGAAGGAGCTGGCGGTGGCGACCGGGTTGCCGCAGGCCACCTGTAATCGGATCGTGGGGCGGCTGATCGAGGAGCGGTTGCTGGCCGATGACGGGGCGCGCGGGCTCCGGCTCGGGCTGCGGCTCTTCGAGCTGGGCACCCAGGCCGGGCAGGCGGGCATGACGCTGCTCGACGTGGCCGGGCCCTACCTGCGCGATCTGCACGCGGCGTTCGGGTGGACCGCGCAGCTGGCCACGCGGGACGGGCTCGACGTCATCTACCTGCTGAAGGTCGACGGGACGGCGCGGCCGAAGCTGGCCACCCGGGTCGCCGGCCGGTTTCCGCCGCACTGCACGGGGGCGGGTAAGGCGCTGCTCGCGTTCGCGCCGGCCGAGGAGACCGACGACGTGCTCGCGCGGCTTCCACTCATCCGGCGCACGGCGGCCACCATCGTCGGCCGCGTAGCGCTGGAGGCGGACCTGCGCGTCACCCGCCGGCGCGGCTACGCCGTCGACCGCGAGGAGTTCCAGCCCGGCATGACCGGCGTCGCCGTTCCGCTGCGCCCGGCGGGCGAACCGGTCGCCGCGATCACGCTCGCGGCTCCCACCGGCACCCTGGACGTCCCGCGCGCGGCCCACGCCCTGAAGCTCGTCGCCGACCTCATCGAGCCGCGCCTCACGCCGACCGCCCAGCGCGTCGTCCAGTAG
- a CDS encoding GOLPH3/VPS74 family protein produces MLIVEDLLLLLLDDETGTPAKAGTLPYTLGGAVLVELAMLGRIDADGEGSRLSGPLVTATGDGPLPDPLLQAAWDEIARKPRPVQTLLLAIGGDLWTTVVDRLIAAGQIRREKKRVLGLFRMTQLPSADVAHEAELRRGIRAVLVDGETPDPRTAAIVALLSGSGALPELRPLIAWSGDVYRRAKALESGNWGAAAVGTAVTRTTTAIAAASAAASAAVIVTTVNS; encoded by the coding sequence ATGCTGATCGTCGAGGACCTGCTGCTCCTCCTGCTGGACGACGAGACCGGGACGCCGGCCAAGGCCGGGACCCTGCCGTACACACTGGGTGGTGCGGTTCTGGTGGAACTGGCCATGCTCGGCCGCATCGACGCCGACGGTGAGGGTTCCCGGCTGAGCGGTCCGCTGGTCACCGCGACCGGCGACGGCCCGCTGCCGGACCCGCTGCTGCAGGCCGCGTGGGACGAGATCGCCCGCAAGCCGCGCCCCGTGCAGACGCTGCTGCTCGCGATCGGCGGTGACCTGTGGACCACGGTCGTCGACCGCCTGATCGCGGCCGGCCAGATCCGCCGCGAGAAGAAGCGCGTGCTCGGCCTCTTCAGGATGACCCAGCTTCCGTCCGCCGACGTTGCCCACGAGGCCGAGCTGCGCCGCGGGATCAGAGCCGTCCTGGTCGACGGCGAAACCCCCGACCCGCGTACCGCCGCCATCGTCGCGCTGCTCTCCGGCAGCGGCGCGCTCCCCGAGCTCCGCCCCCTGATCGCTTGGTCCGGCGACGTCTACCGGCGCGCCAAGGCCCTCGAGTCCGGCAACTGGGGCGCCGCCGCCGTCGGCACCGCCGTCACCCGCACCACCACCGCCATCGCCGCTGCCAGCGCCGCCGCCTCGGCCGCCGTCATCGTCACCACCGTCAACTCCTGA
- a CDS encoding GNAT family N-acetyltransferase, translating to MDVIIRAATAADLAAVAAVYAGYVTDSVATFEENVPSPADWRARHADLAARGLPFLVADDGGRIAGYAYAGPWRPKPAYRHTVEDTIYLDPAYTGRGIGSRLLAALLDASATAGARQMIAVIADTGTDASAALHRRHGFTDAGRLTAVGFKHGRWIDTILMQRTLR from the coding sequence ATGGACGTGATCATCAGGGCCGCGACGGCCGCCGATCTGGCGGCGGTCGCGGCCGTCTACGCCGGATACGTGACGGACAGCGTGGCCACGTTCGAGGAGAACGTGCCGTCGCCGGCGGACTGGCGGGCCCGCCACGCGGATCTGGCCGCGCGCGGGCTGCCGTTCCTGGTCGCGGACGACGGAGGCAGGATCGCCGGATACGCCTACGCCGGGCCGTGGCGCCCGAAGCCCGCCTACCGGCACACGGTCGAGGACACGATCTACCTCGACCCCGCGTACACCGGCCGGGGCATCGGGTCCCGCCTGCTCGCCGCGCTGCTCGACGCGTCCGCCACCGCCGGCGCCCGGCAGATGATCGCGGTCATCGCCGACACCGGCACCGACGCGTCCGCCGCGCTGCACCGCCGCCACGGCTTCACCGACGCCGGCCGCCTCACCGCGGTCGGCTTCAAGCACGGCCGCTGGATCGACACCATCCTTATGCAGCGCACGCTGCGGTAA
- a CDS encoding Gfo/Idh/MocA family oxidoreductase: MKRIGIIGTGIMGTDHARLLSTSVSGARVAGVYDLDPVRAAEVAHASGGARVFGNPYELIVDDDLDAVLVASSDDTHEEYVLACINAGKPVLCEKPLAPTVDACARILEAEDKAGTRLVSVGFMRRFDPGYTQMKRMLQLGEIGAPLILHCVHRNPAAVPGLPGAAVITNSAVHELDITRWLFDEEITEVSVHAPRATSHGGGTPDPQILLLRTASGAIADVEVFVNARYGYDVRAELVGELGTVTLDGPPPTVLRRSGMDGRALPADWRPRFAEAYRLELQAWVDGTGSAATAWDGFAATFVAEACVRALETGTAQQIQLPPMPDLYRRS, from the coding sequence GTGAAGCGCATCGGCATCATCGGCACCGGGATCATGGGCACCGACCACGCCCGGCTGCTCAGCACGTCCGTCTCCGGCGCGCGCGTGGCCGGCGTCTACGACCTCGACCCGGTCCGGGCCGCCGAGGTCGCGCACGCCAGCGGCGGCGCGCGCGTGTTCGGCAACCCGTACGAGCTGATCGTCGACGACGACCTCGACGCCGTGCTGGTCGCCTCCTCCGACGACACCCACGAGGAGTACGTGCTGGCCTGCATCAACGCGGGCAAGCCGGTGCTCTGCGAGAAGCCGCTCGCCCCCACGGTGGATGCGTGCGCACGCATCCTCGAGGCGGAGGACAAGGCCGGCACCCGCCTGGTCTCGGTCGGCTTCATGCGCCGCTTCGACCCCGGCTACACGCAGATGAAGCGCATGCTGCAACTCGGCGAGATCGGCGCACCGCTGATCCTGCACTGCGTGCACCGCAACCCGGCCGCGGTCCCCGGCCTGCCCGGCGCGGCCGTCATCACCAACTCGGCCGTGCACGAGCTGGACATCACCCGGTGGCTGTTCGACGAGGAGATCACCGAGGTGTCCGTGCACGCGCCGCGCGCGACCAGCCACGGCGGCGGCACGCCGGACCCGCAGATCCTGCTGCTGCGCACCGCATCCGGCGCGATCGCGGACGTCGAGGTCTTCGTCAACGCGCGCTACGGCTACGACGTGCGCGCCGAACTGGTCGGCGAGCTGGGCACGGTCACGCTGGACGGGCCGCCGCCCACGGTGCTGCGCCGCTCCGGCATGGACGGGCGCGCGCTGCCGGCCGACTGGCGCCCGCGCTTCGCCGAGGCGTACCGGCTGGAGCTGCAGGCCTGGGTCGACGGCACCGGATCCGCGGCCACCGCCTGGGACGGCTTCGCCGCCACGTTCGTCGCCGAGGCGTGCGTCCGGGCGCTGGAGACCGGCACCGCACAGCAGATCCAGCTCCCCCCGATGCCGGACCTCTATCGCCGCTCATGA
- a CDS encoding Gfo/Idh/MocA family protein: protein MTASDRIGVGVVGFGWMGEVHARSYQRVRHHFPDLPLIASLVAVADPAPGRAEAAAAQYGFASFDEDWRALVADDRIGAISVTAPNFLHREIGTAVVGAGKHLWIEKPVGVGAADTRAVFEAASAAGVQSTVGFNYRAAPAVAHARELIAAGEIGTVTNARIRFFSDYAAHPAGGLSWRFTRASGGNGVLGDLASHAVDLGRHLLGSLSALVADTSVIIPARPTVSGAGSHFSRADGPPGEVENEDYVSALLRFSSGARAVLEASRVAVGEQNTYGFEIHGTTGALSWDFRRMGELRVSTGADYQDQSYKTIYATAGHGDLRAFQPGAGIPMGYDDLKVIEAAGFLTSIATGKPHGPTLDDAVAAATALDAMSESARTGEWVSL from the coding sequence GTGACCGCGTCCGACCGGATCGGCGTCGGCGTGGTGGGTTTCGGCTGGATGGGCGAGGTGCATGCCCGCTCCTACCAGCGAGTCCGCCACCACTTCCCGGATCTGCCGCTGATCGCCTCGCTGGTGGCGGTGGCCGACCCGGCGCCCGGCCGGGCCGAGGCCGCTGCCGCGCAGTATGGATTCGCGTCGTTCGATGAGGACTGGCGCGCGCTGGTCGCCGATGATCGGATCGGTGCGATCAGCGTGACCGCGCCGAACTTCCTGCACCGGGAGATCGGTACGGCGGTCGTGGGTGCCGGCAAGCACCTGTGGATCGAGAAGCCGGTCGGGGTGGGCGCCGCCGACACGCGCGCAGTCTTCGAAGCTGCCTCGGCGGCCGGAGTGCAGAGCACGGTCGGGTTCAACTACCGGGCCGCGCCCGCGGTCGCGCACGCCCGGGAGCTGATCGCGGCCGGAGAGATCGGCACGGTCACGAACGCGCGGATCCGGTTCTTCAGCGACTACGCGGCGCACCCGGCCGGCGGGCTGTCATGGCGCTTCACCCGTGCGTCCGGCGGGAACGGCGTACTCGGTGATCTGGCTTCGCATGCTGTTGATCTCGGTCGTCATCTGCTCGGTTCGTTGTCCGCGCTGGTGGCGGACACGTCGGTGATCATCCCGGCGCGCCCCACGGTCTCCGGCGCGGGAAGCCACTTCTCCCGCGCGGACGGGCCGCCCGGCGAGGTGGAGAACGAGGACTACGTGTCCGCGCTGCTCCGCTTCTCCTCCGGCGCCCGTGCGGTGCTGGAGGCGAGCCGGGTCGCGGTCGGTGAGCAGAACACGTACGGCTTCGAGATCCACGGCACCACCGGCGCTCTGTCCTGGGACTTCCGCCGGATGGGCGAGCTGCGGGTCAGCACCGGGGCGGACTACCAGGACCAGAGCTACAAGACGATCTACGCGACGGCCGGGCACGGCGACCTGCGCGCGTTCCAGCCCGGAGCCGGCATTCCCATGGGGTACGACGACCTGAAGGTGATCGAGGCGGCCGGGTTCCTGACCTCGATCGCGACCGGCAAGCCGCACGGGCCCACGCTCGACGACGCGGTCGCCGCGGCCACCGCACTCGACGCGATGTCCGAGTCCGCCCGTACCGGAGAGTGGGTCTCGCTGTGA
- a CDS encoding TIM barrel protein: MSSLGLPATELGPTGYLGKDAADVRALLDRSGLRLIGGFLPVPMHIATAADLDEAATAMDTLAAAGASVVVLAARSADGSYDHAVTLTETEWQTLFATLTTLQTMARERGLLPALHPHVGTAIESRDAVLRLLAGSDVPICLDTGHLLLGGMRPEELIALAADRIAHVHLKDVDTSVAGRGLAYIDAVRAGLYRPLGAGDLDIPEIVRSLEAVGYRGWYVLEQDCALHDVPPAGEGPIDDVRRSVSYLKENV, encoded by the coding sequence ATGAGTTCACTGGGCCTTCCGGCGACCGAGCTGGGGCCGACCGGATACCTGGGCAAGGACGCCGCCGACGTGCGTGCGCTGCTGGATCGCAGCGGCCTGCGGCTGATCGGCGGCTTCCTGCCCGTGCCCATGCACATCGCCACCGCCGCGGACCTGGACGAGGCCGCGACCGCGATGGACACGCTGGCCGCGGCCGGCGCGTCCGTGGTCGTCCTCGCCGCCCGCTCCGCCGACGGCAGCTACGACCACGCGGTCACGCTGACCGAGACCGAGTGGCAGACGCTGTTCGCCACGCTCACCACGCTGCAGACCATGGCGCGCGAGCGTGGCCTGCTGCCGGCGCTGCACCCGCACGTCGGTACCGCGATCGAGTCCCGGGACGCGGTGCTGCGCCTGCTGGCCGGCAGCGACGTGCCGATCTGCCTGGACACCGGCCACCTGCTGCTCGGCGGCATGCGGCCGGAGGAGCTGATCGCGCTGGCCGCGGACCGGATCGCGCACGTCCACCTCAAGGACGTGGACACCTCGGTCGCCGGCCGCGGCCTGGCCTACATCGACGCGGTCCGGGCCGGGCTCTACCGGCCGCTCGGAGCGGGTGACCTGGACATACCCGAGATCGTCCGCAGCCTGGAGGCCGTAGGCTACCGCGGCTGGTACGTGCTGGAACAGGACTGCGCGTTGCACGACGTACCGCCGGCGGGCGAGGGCCCGATCGACGACGTGCGGCGCAGTGTGAGCTACCTGAAGGAGAACGTGTGA
- a CDS encoding ATP-binding cassette domain-containing protein, with amino-acid sequence MTDAPLLEIKNLSKTFGTVISLAGVSTTVRAGEVTCVLGDNGAGKSTLIKILSGVHRPDGGELLMNGAPVSLGNPRAALDAGIATVYQDLAMVSLMAIWRNFFLGSEPTKGWGPFRRFDRQKAIDITRRELSSMGIDIRDPEQPVGTLSGGERQSVAIARAVYFGAKLLILDEPTSALGVKQAGVVLRYIAAARDRGLGVIFITHNPHHAYPIGDRFLLLNRGRSLGDLAKSEISLAELTRLMAGGAELEELAHELARDPSTDETARLYQEEAKG; translated from the coding sequence ATGACAGACGCTCCGCTTCTGGAGATCAAGAATCTCTCCAAGACCTTCGGCACGGTCATCTCGCTGGCCGGCGTGTCCACCACGGTCCGGGCCGGCGAGGTCACCTGCGTGCTCGGCGACAACGGCGCCGGCAAGTCCACGCTCATCAAGATCCTGTCGGGCGTGCACCGGCCGGACGGCGGCGAGCTGCTGATGAACGGCGCACCGGTCAGCCTCGGCAACCCGCGCGCCGCGCTGGACGCCGGCATCGCCACGGTCTACCAGGACCTGGCGATGGTGTCGTTGATGGCGATCTGGCGGAACTTCTTCCTCGGCTCCGAGCCGACGAAGGGGTGGGGGCCGTTCCGGCGCTTCGACCGGCAGAAGGCCATCGACATCACCCGGCGCGAGCTGAGCTCGATGGGCATCGACATCCGCGACCCGGAACAGCCGGTCGGCACGCTCTCCGGCGGCGAGCGGCAGTCGGTGGCGATCGCGCGCGCGGTCTACTTCGGCGCGAAGCTGCTGATCCTGGACGAGCCCACGTCCGCGCTCGGCGTGAAGCAGGCGGGCGTGGTGCTGCGCTACATCGCGGCCGCACGCGACCGCGGCCTCGGCGTCATCTTCATCACGCACAACCCGCACCACGCGTACCCCATCGGTGATCGCTTCCTGCTCCTGAACCGCGGCAGGAGCCTCGGCGACCTGGCGAAATCCGAGATCTCCCTGGCGGAGCTGACCCGGCTGATGGCCGGCGGCGCCGAGCTGGAGGAGCTGGCCCACGAGCTGGCACGCGACCCTTCCACGGATGAAACGGCACGTCTGTACCAGGAGGAGGCGAAGGGATGA